A window of Methanothrix sp. genomic DNA:
TGTCCGAGCTGTGGTGTGATCATCGCCAGATGCAACAGATGCAAGAAGCAGAGCAATATCTACACATGCAAGAGCTGTGGTTTCACCGGCCCGTGAGGTGTTAAAGATGGGAACTGTAGCCGCAAAGATCAGGGTCATGCCTGAGAGCACTGAAATAGACATGGAATCGCTGAAGGAATCCATCAGGTCAGCTGTTCCACCATCCGCAAAGCTCCACGCAATGGATGTGCGACCGATCGCATTCGGCCTCAAGGCGCTGATAGCCGTTGTCCTGCTCGACGACAAGGCAGGCGGCGGGACATCCGAGGTAGAGGAGGCGTTCTCAAAGGTGAAGGGCGTGGAGTCGGTCGAGGTCGAAGAGGTAGGCCTCATCTGACCTCCCTTTCGTGG
This region includes:
- a CDS encoding HVO_2753 family zinc finger protein, with amino-acid sequence MKDVPEKCISCGVTLLGTGGVRFPCPSCGVIIARCNRCKKQSNIYTCKSCGFTGP
- a CDS encoding elongation factor 1-beta, producing the protein MGTVAAKIRVMPESTEIDMESLKESIRSAVPPSAKLHAMDVRPIAFGLKALIAVVLLDDKAGGGTSEVEEAFSKVKGVESVEVEEVGLI